From the Sebastes fasciatus isolate fSebFas1 chromosome 9, fSebFas1.pri, whole genome shotgun sequence genome, the window ATAGAAAcgcaaaagtctctctctagagccagtgttggtttgtccgttctgggctactgtagaaacatgacctctccgtgaagaggatccgctccctatgtagatatgaagggctcattctaagctaacgaaaacacaacaattattagtttcaggtgattatacactaatgaaaacatagttatgaatattatattccatttctcctaatagatcccccgaaatattacacactgttcctttaacttcaattgtttttttaacgTAAAATACATCACATGAGAAGAAGaatacacatttattatttttcagtgATTTTAATATTTGAGATATACTAACCTTGACATTATTAGCAGCCTGCAAAACTGAAGTTGTAGTGTATACAGTAAACCACCTGCCAACACAAACAATTGCACCCACAAAGCTCACGTACATCTGTTGATCTCAAAATCATGATATTTACATTCATGCACATGCTcacttacaaaaacaaaaataagcagttttatttatataaagatCACTGAAACAGATTTACTGCAATAAGATTAGTAGTTAATCTTAAATCTGTTCCTGGTAGCTTTTGCAAAGTTTCTGGTCACATGAAAGTTACCATACAAAACAGAAGGCTTGTTTTAGTACGCTAACTGGGAATGCTGTTTCCTTTAAAACAAGGCTCGTTCATTAAGAGACAGAGAGCCCTCAGTCTGGTCATGTCATCCCTCCGGTCACACCACGAGGAGTAGCAACAGTCGAAACACCATCAACAAACTGTAAGAAAGAGACAACACATCAAAAATGAATCCGTAACATAATTTCACAATGTGTTTGCTTCATAACTTTATTGCATGTTGAGCAAGTTTGACTCTGACCTTAGTCCTGCCATAATGCCAGCAGGCATTAATTTTCCAGATTTGTTGTATCTCATTCCCATCACGACTGAGAGGACTCCCGAGGCAACTGAAAGACAGAAATACACCATGACATGATACCAAATTCTCTAACTCATGATCTGTTGAACAGCAGTATATTATTAGGAAGAGCTTCAGCCATACTCACTCAATGACACCTTGATGTCCTTTGGGTCATAAGAGACATTGAATGCACCATAAGCAGATAACAAACCAAAAACTAAACCAGCCATCAGGGACATCACGCTGCCTACAATGACATAAAAGACACATGATGATAATCAGGGTTAATTAACAAATTAATCAAGTGGCAGAGTTTTTTGGTTCTGACAAAAATGAAAAGCTTTCgtttcaaatattttcattagGAAGCATGTCGCATGTCAGTGATACAGACTTCTGTGGGGTGTGTATCATGCCTCATTTCTGGtatatatcaacaaaaacagacaatactaggaactaagggcaaacaaaatggagagaagcAAATACAAAGAACATAATTAGTTCTTTAGAGGAGATCATCGGTCTCCAAATCTTTTCAAATACCTCCAGTCTGTCATTAAGGGTGTGTCGGATTCTTTCTAGGTGGAGGGTATCAGTCAGTGCTGTTATCCAGGATTTAAATGTTGGCAGCTCTTTCCCTTTCCAGAACAAGAGTATTAGTTTCTTTGCACAGAGGAGACCATAGGACAGGAGATGATGCTGTGTGTTCTGTAGGATTTTAGAGCTTTCGGAAACTCCTAGTATAACCAAATGTGGATCTGGTCTTATTTGGACTTTAAAAATCCTcgaaaaagaatgaaaatatcgCAACccaaaagtcctgtattttagGGCACAGTGCATAGCTATGGAGTAAATCTGCATCTGCTTGGACACATTTCTCACATATTGGTGACGTTTCTGGAAAGATTTTACGTAGCCTTACTTTAGAGTCATGTAACCTGTGCAGAATCTTAAACTGTATCAAACAGTGTTTGGCATTCAAAGAACAAATGTGAACATACTTCAAGATCTTGTCCCAGATGTCCTCAGCTATTTCTATCCCTATAGGTCTTTTTCCCTGTCCTTTTTTTATACAGCTCATATCTACTTGCTTAAGGTCTTgaaatgtattgtattgtaccacacacccccacaacagcctgttctccctcctgccctctggtagaagatacaagacccccaggactctcaccagcagactgaggaacagttttttcccccaggccatcagacttttaaataggtaattcatacgacaccttctcacagcaaaatatatcttatactgtatatactgtatatgttcttaatgtatatgttcttaatatgcctgtatatattcttaatatgcccttgtacaaagtatttccttttataattgtaatataacttattattttaatagagcttcccagcaaaaagcattacacacgattgtacctgtataaccggcgtgacaataaacatcttgaatcttgaatcttgaatataaATGAAACTGGATGTTTTATCTACTAATACAGTCTAAAATGAAAAGCTTTTCAACCTTTTCTCTTGTATCCCATGTATCCTCCGAAGAGGATGGCTGCAGCATAGCCAAACCCAATCCAGTCCACTGCCATCACAAAGCtgcaaaacacaaagtacagcacaGGGATGTCAGGTATTCATGTTGAAGACTTTAAATAGCAAAGCTTACCAAAAAAGGATGGCATCTCTTccagactctgccatctggcaagaggttaaggtccatcaggaccaaaacctcagtTATTGTCATTTTTCCACATACAAAGTACACGATTAAAACGAAATGTCGTTGCTCACGGACCAAGGTGCAAACACAGATATACAAAAACAGTCACAAGCATAGAACAAAGTGCGATGGTGCAGCACAATAAAAAGTGGATGACAGGATGTTATCAGAGTAAAGCAGTATAAAAGCAATCAGGTCTTTAAAAGTGCTATAAATAAAACCCCAATGACTCTCCAGTAGTTCTCCTTGTACAAATAcctaataaatagataaatagataaatagaaatGTCAGTGCAAATAGTGTCAGTGCAAATAGTAGTCCTTAAATGTCTGTTTCATGTCCAGCATGAGAcgtgtatattggtagaatttcaatttttttattcttattttattctaacgtttttatctattctttttgttattatactgtttatttgcaccaacaaaaccaaagcagattcctagtgtatactataaactagtgtatacctcttacacctggtaataaacacgattctgattctgattctaattctgattctgattctaattctgattctgattctgattctaattctgattctgattctaattctgattttgaaaacaacaacactcaaAACAGactgctaaactaagctaatgCTAACATTGAAGCACTCTTGAGACAATTTAGTCACCACAAACCAGACGACTAGCTTTAACACCAGCAACTTTACCTCTTTATAAACCTTTTAGCACAAtaatacttgtactttagtaCTTTAACCCCTGTTGTCAAGAAGTGTGACAGATCTCTAGGTGTCGCTGTGAGACCTTTAGCTAGCTATCTAAGTGGTTAAAACATTATAACATTAAACAGAGGAAGCGTTAAGACAAACAGCTCATATTCTATAATACATTACCTCATGTGAAGTACGTAGTGTTATCATATTATCACTCTACATTCATTTAGTTTAGGGTAAATATGACATACCTTAGAGTCCAAAGGAgcagcaacacaacacacacgaTTCAATCTGTGACTCTTTTCCTGGTTACTGCCCACTAACCCTGCTGCGCATGCGCCAACAGGTTAGTGCTGTGTTCGAAGTCTTTCGATAAAGTGGGAAAGTAGTGTTTCGTAACATTGATAATCAATACTGGTAgatgaataactttttttgttccCAATTAAATaaccacaataaaaacaaatatatatatattattatcaaaatctatttaaaatgtTACTGAAAAAACATCTCCTAGCTGAACAACTCAAACGTCCCAAAGTCACTGCATGACAGCTTCCAAATTTGTTAGGGAATATTACTATCACTAAATACAAACAGAGGCAGATCCTGcattttatctttttgttttagTCCTGTCTTTCAAAGGGGACCAGTGTCAAAATCTAGT encodes:
- the tmem14a gene encoding transmembrane protein 14A; translated protein: MAVDWIGFGYAAAILFGGYMGYKRKGSVMSLMAGLVFGLLSAYGAFNVSYDPKDIKVSLIASGVLSVVMGMRYNKSGKLMPAGIMAGLSLLMVFRLLLLLVV